The following coding sequences are from one Beggiatoa alba B18LD window:
- the aroC gene encoding chorismate synthase: MSGNTIGNSFTVTSFGESHGLAIGCIVDGCPPNLPLTEADIQPDLDRRKPGQSRYTTQRREEDTVKILSGVFEGKTTGCPIALLIENTDQRSKDYSKIKDQFRPAHADYAYQQKYGIRDYRGGGRSSARETAVRVAAGAIAKKYLFERYGVRIRGYLSQLGVLKPNMKHFNWDEVERNAFFCPDPFKVGEMEEYMQTLMKEGNSIGARVTVIASGVPAGWGEPVFDRLDADIAHALMSINAVKGVEIGAGFDAVEMKGTDNRDEMTPDGFLSNHAGGILGGISSGQDIIASIALKPTSSLRLAGRSIDIHGNLTEVITTGRHDPCVGIRATPIAEAMLAIVLMDHALRHRAQNADVHSLTPTIPAHIPDESL; the protein is encoded by the coding sequence ATGTCAGGCAATACAATAGGAAATTCTTTTACAGTGACCAGCTTCGGTGAAAGTCATGGTTTAGCAATCGGTTGCATTGTAGATGGTTGTCCACCGAATTTACCTTTAACAGAAGCTGACATTCAGCCCGATTTAGACCGTCGCAAACCTGGGCAATCACGCTATACCACGCAACGTCGAGAAGAGGACACCGTTAAAATTCTTTCGGGCGTGTTTGAAGGAAAAACGACAGGTTGTCCGATTGCCTTACTGATTGAAAATACAGACCAACGCTCTAAAGATTACAGCAAAATTAAAGACCAATTTCGCCCCGCCCATGCAGATTACGCTTATCAGCAAAAATACGGCATTCGCGATTATCGTGGCGGTGGTCGTTCTTCTGCACGAGAAACAGCCGTTCGAGTGGCAGCAGGAGCAATTGCGAAAAAATATTTATTTGAACGTTACGGGGTCAGAATTCGCGGTTATTTATCACAATTAGGCGTGCTAAAACCCAATATGAAACACTTTAATTGGGATGAAGTTGAACGCAATGCCTTTTTCTGTCCTGATCCATTTAAAGTAGGAGAGATGGAAGAATACATGCAAACACTGATGAAAGAAGGAAATTCTATCGGAGCGCGTGTAACTGTTATCGCCAGTGGCGTTCCCGCAGGCTGGGGCGAACCTGTTTTCGACCGTTTAGACGCAGATATTGCCCATGCCCTGATGAGCATTAATGCTGTGAAAGGCGTAGAAATTGGCGCAGGCTTTGACGCAGTGGAAATGAAAGGCACAGATAACCGCGATGAAATGACACCCGACGGTTTTTTAAGCAACCATGCAGGCGGCATTCTGGGCGGAATTTCTTCAGGTCAAGACATTATTGCCAGTATTGCCCTGAAACCCACCTCTAGCTTACGTTTAGCAGGGCGCAGTATAGATATTCATGGCAACCTGACCGAAGTTATAACCACAGGACGGCATGACCCCTGCGTCGGCATTCGCGCCACACCGATTGCAGAAGCAATGCTCGCCATTGTTCTCATGGATCACGCACTGCGCCACCGCGCCCAAAATGCAGATGTCCACAGCCTTACCCCCACAATTCCCGCCCATATCCCTGATGAGTCTTTATAA
- a CDS encoding glutathione S-transferase family protein, producing the protein MQPLELISFKLCPFVQRSVITLLHKKIPFNIQYIELDNPPDWFLAISPLGKVPVLKAEGQILFESAVINEYLDEITPPSLHPATAIRKAHNRAWIEFGSNLLISQYLLATAKTPEAVETQQNDVLAKLTILERELNHTPYFNGENLSLVDTAFAPIFMRTALLSRYLSIDIYQKTPKVRTWANALLAVEAVQQSVVTNFPELFIDFLKKSNSYLVQ; encoded by the coding sequence ATGCAACCATTAGAACTGATCAGCTTTAAACTTTGCCCCTTTGTGCAACGCTCCGTCATTACCCTATTGCACAAAAAAATACCGTTTAATATTCAATATATTGAGCTGGATAACCCGCCTGATTGGTTTCTCGCCATTTCCCCATTAGGGAAAGTCCCTGTTTTAAAAGCAGAAGGACAAATTTTATTTGAATCAGCGGTTATCAATGAATACCTTGATGAAATTACGCCACCCAGCTTGCACCCTGCAACCGCTATCCGCAAAGCCCACAATCGCGCGTGGATAGAATTTGGGTCTAACCTCCTAATAAGTCAATACTTACTGGCAACTGCAAAAACCCCTGAAGCAGTAGAAACGCAACAAAATGATGTACTGGCAAAACTCACCATTTTAGAACGCGAACTTAACCATACTCCTTATTTTAATGGTGAAAATCTTTCCCTTGTCGACACCGCATTTGCACCGATTTTCATGCGCACTGCATTACTCAGCCGTTATTTATCTATCGATATTTACCAAAAAACGCCAAAAGTACGAACATGGGCAAACGCTTTACTGGCTGTAGAAGCCGTTCAACAATCAGTTGTTACGAATTTTCCTGAATTAT